From Desulfatibacillum aliphaticivorans DSM 15576, the proteins below share one genomic window:
- a CDS encoding roadblock/LC7 domain-containing protein — MEYGFGQKELDRVESILKEELIDIGVNVTLLIDMAGNIIARCDDGNCQHDLYSLAALAAGNFGAVNAMAQIVGEENFTLLFHKGESESIHFSKVEDDFLLITIFGNDVSLGFLRLRVEEVAKKIKDSLLYKTMLLANLLDSESDAD; from the coding sequence ATGGAATACGGGTTTGGACAAAAGGAACTCGACAGGGTTGAGAGCATCCTGAAGGAAGAGCTCATCGACATCGGGGTGAATGTCACCTTGCTCATCGACATGGCCGGCAATATCATCGCACGTTGCGACGACGGGAATTGTCAGCACGATCTTTATTCGCTGGCTGCGCTGGCCGCGGGGAACTTCGGCGCTGTCAACGCGATGGCCCAGATTGTCGGCGAGGAGAATTTTACGCTTCTCTTCCATAAAGGAGAATCGGAAAGCATCCACTTTTCCAAAGTGGAGGACGACTTTCTGCTCATTACCATTTTCGGGAATGACGTCTCGCTCGGTTTCTTAAGGCTCCGGGTGGAAGAGGTGGCAAAGAAAATCAAGGATTCGTTGCTTTATAAAACGATGCTCCTTGCCAATCTGCTGGATTCGGAGTCGGACGCAGATTAG
- a CDS encoding sensor histidine kinase — MSRPAEHIGASDDNIKSIELLDQAYSALRHELANSVNSLKITLQVLAAQYNSFDEAKRSEYLDRALGQVARQQHFIEKLRSYSAPEPENRPVPLLVFWSDYLIPVSERLARLNIGFSQDCSAGACMVSADKDALARVLDCLIDNAVDALQDVDRPKISLTAQAREGRLVISVEDNGKGVMNEHHKKILVPLFSTKEGGDGLGLSTSYRIVAKMGGELRVISARGQGATVEVWLNTMDSF; from the coding sequence ATGAGCCGCCCTGCGGAGCACATAGGGGCTTCGGACGACAATATAAAATCGATCGAATTGCTGGACCAGGCATACTCCGCGTTGCGGCATGAGCTTGCGAACTCGGTCAACTCGTTAAAGATTACACTCCAGGTGCTGGCGGCGCAATATAACAGCTTTGATGAAGCCAAGCGCTCGGAGTACCTGGATAGAGCGCTGGGCCAGGTGGCCAGGCAGCAGCACTTTATCGAAAAGCTGCGCAGCTATTCTGCCCCGGAGCCTGAAAACAGGCCGGTTCCTTTACTTGTATTTTGGAGCGACTATCTTATTCCTGTCAGCGAGAGGCTGGCCAGGCTTAACATAGGCTTCAGCCAGGATTGCAGCGCCGGCGCCTGCATGGTGTCGGCCGATAAGGACGCGCTGGCGCGGGTTCTCGACTGCCTGATTGACAACGCTGTTGACGCCTTGCAGGACGTGGACAGGCCCAAAATATCCTTGACTGCGCAAGCCAGGGAGGGCCGTTTGGTCATTTCCGTGGAGGACAACGGAAAGGGCGTCATGAACGAGCATCATAAGAAAATTTTGGTTCCATTGTTTTCCACAAAAGAAGGCGGGGACGGTTTGGGTCTTTCCACTTCATACCGCATTGTGGCGAAAATGGGAGGGGAACTGAGAGTCATAAGCGCTAGAGGCCAGGGCGCCACAGTGGAGGTCTGGTTAAACACTATGGATAGCTTTTAA
- a CDS encoding roadblock/LC7 domain-containing protein, producing the protein MPNHLKGILENMADELPGFVASAVVLADDGLSVAKLSRDPSIDAETTSAYLGVIVKSNLKAIKLLAGDQVTDDILITTDQHYFLIRHIETKPCFLFLMAKRNEWLGRARLLMKKYEQEVIDALDRKGKYA; encoded by the coding sequence TTGCCTAATCATTTAAAAGGCATCCTGGAGAATATGGCTGACGAGTTGCCGGGCTTTGTGGCTTCCGCCGTAGTATTGGCGGATGACGGCCTTTCCGTGGCCAAGTTGTCCAGGGATCCCTCAATCGATGCAGAAACCACGTCTGCGTACCTGGGGGTGATTGTCAAATCCAATTTGAAGGCCATCAAACTGCTGGCGGGAGATCAGGTGACGGATGATATCCTGATCACCACGGACCAGCATTATTTTTTAATAAGGCATATTGAAACCAAGCCCTGTTTTTTGTTCTTAATGGCCAAGCGCAATGAGTGGCTTGGCAGGGCCAGGCTGCTCATGAAAAAGTACGAGCAGGAAGTTATTGACGCTCTTGATAGAAAGGGCAAATACGCATGA
- a CDS encoding response regulator, with protein MKNILLVDDENSLIMSMADGLESQGDQFRVYTANNGKEAVDTLETKPVDLVVTDLRMPEMDGFELLAYINDNRPSTPTIVMSAFATPRIEDKLKELGALQVLSKPLDFERLSEAIKQGLDHVFQGGSLAGISVGSFLQLMEAEQKTSLLEVLSEDKQKGFFYLDEGQLHDAVCGDMQGEEAAIEMLTWKGAQIRFRSLPEKKLKKNIHQGLMSLLMEASHLEDERAGAEAGPPSESLGEPDDLSLENVGEDGDESVLADDLSLEEGLGEGDVVSGDLGADDVDWLVEDLAPDEGDTVVEKVPGADEEGLFGADDEDDVVVPDDEDPEGESTQQMVVDGFGIGGSSDEPDDALEDDSDLFDINDAAIDDDDGDLFAADGEDDLFVVDDEGSDDDLFGDSEEGGSGDLFSVEEEPIKEDFVFDGVEDPGPKASALEEEGPGDLFTVEEEAVTVEGMFDEDDEPSADGGLFTVEDASEDEPLPLDLDGDDVGDGGLFTVEDASEDEPLPLDLDEEDVGDDGLFTVEDASEDEPLPLDLDEEDAGDDGLFTVEDASEEEPLPMDLGEEDAGDDGQFTVEDASEEEPFSMELDEEDAGDDGQFTIEDASEEAPLSMDEAEEGLDDDLMELEEAPAEDGVMALDADEDSDADFVLEDAEGSDDGLLDADDGLMDLDDSLSEPTQEEEDPDELFDLDDEGLDEAVDLEGEGSPGGDDGLFDIDDELPDGDFSELAADDDLDFEGLPDSGEEELGDDGLPDLDMELPDEVPPPPPIMSAPAPRPIPPMANKSGASQDGGPAPAPSGKLTEEQIAKLNEVLKGMADEIEGVRVCAVSGMDGIGLVDYNPKGVDVQAFGGKFAVVMQLIGKSAQDLNIGQFQENLVQTENAWVLTRFLNPEYYLVIAVGRESTLGNVRMVAGKYSKELDEIFRA; from the coding sequence ATGAAAAACATCCTTTTGGTGGACGACGAAAACTCCCTGATTATGAGCATGGCTGACGGACTGGAGTCCCAGGGGGATCAGTTCAGAGTTTACACGGCCAATAACGGCAAGGAAGCCGTGGACACCCTGGAAACCAAGCCCGTGGACCTGGTTGTAACAGATCTTCGCATGCCGGAAATGGATGGTTTTGAACTTCTGGCCTATATTAACGACAATAGGCCGTCCACGCCCACCATTGTCATGAGCGCATTCGCCACGCCCCGCATCGAAGACAAGCTCAAGGAGCTGGGCGCGCTCCAGGTCCTATCCAAGCCTTTGGATTTCGAACGGCTGTCCGAAGCCATCAAGCAAGGCCTGGATCATGTGTTCCAGGGGGGCTCCCTGGCGGGAATTTCCGTAGGCAGCTTTCTGCAGTTGATGGAGGCGGAGCAAAAAACCTCGCTTTTGGAAGTGCTTTCGGAAGACAAGCAAAAAGGCTTTTTCTACCTGGACGAAGGCCAGCTTCACGATGCGGTCTGCGGAGATATGCAGGGGGAAGAGGCCGCCATAGAAATGCTCACATGGAAAGGGGCGCAGATCCGTTTCAGGTCCCTTCCTGAGAAAAAACTGAAGAAAAATATCCATCAAGGCCTCATGAGCCTGCTCATGGAAGCCTCCCACCTGGAAGACGAACGGGCCGGCGCTGAAGCAGGGCCTCCCTCCGAGTCTTTGGGCGAACCCGATGACCTCTCTTTGGAAAACGTGGGAGAGGACGGAGATGAAAGCGTTCTTGCGGACGACCTCTCGTTGGAAGAGGGATTGGGCGAGGGCGACGTGGTTTCCGGTGACTTAGGCGCGGACGATGTCGATTGGCTGGTGGAGGATCTTGCGCCTGACGAAGGCGACACCGTGGTGGAAAAGGTTCCTGGCGCCGACGAAGAAGGCTTGTTCGGCGCGGATGATGAAGACGATGTCGTCGTGCCGGACGATGAAGACCCGGAAGGCGAATCAACCCAACAAATGGTTGTGGATGGGTTTGGCATCGGCGGAAGCTCGGATGAGCCGGACGACGCCCTGGAAGATGACAGCGATCTTTTCGATATAAACGACGCCGCCATAGACGACGATGACGGAGACCTGTTCGCCGCGGACGGGGAAGACGATCTTTTTGTCGTGGATGACGAAGGTTCGGATGACGACCTGTTCGGCGACAGCGAGGAAGGGGGCTCGGGAGATCTTTTTTCCGTGGAGGAAGAGCCTATCAAGGAAGATTTCGTCTTTGACGGTGTGGAGGACCCGGGGCCGAAGGCCAGTGCGCTGGAAGAAGAAGGCCCGGGAGACCTGTTTACCGTTGAAGAAGAAGCAGTGACCGTCGAAGGCATGTTTGATGAGGATGATGAGCCCTCCGCCGATGGCGGCCTTTTTACCGTTGAAGACGCCTCGGAAGACGAGCCCTTGCCTCTGGACCTGGATGGTGACGATGTCGGTGATGGCGGCCTTTTTACGGTTGAGGACGCCTCTGAAGACGAGCCGCTGCCTCTGGACCTGGACGAGGAAGACGTCGGTGATGACGGCCTTTTTACCGTTGAGGACGCCTCTGAGGACGAGCCGCTGCCTCTGGACCTGGACGAGGAAGACGCCGGAGACGACGGCCTTTTTACCGTTGAGGACGCCTCAGAGGAAGAACCGTTGCCCATGGATCTGGGCGAAGAAGACGCCGGAGACGACGGCCAATTTACGGTCGAGGACGCCTCAGAGGAAGAACCGTTTTCCATGGAGTTGGACGAGGAAGACGCCGGAGACGACGGCCAATTTACGATCGAAGACGCCTCAGAGGAAGCACCCCTGTCCATGGATGAGGCCGAGGAAGGCCTCGACGACGATCTCATGGAATTGGAAGAGGCTCCGGCGGAAGACGGGGTCATGGCTTTGGATGCCGACGAAGACTCCGACGCAGACTTTGTTTTGGAAGACGCGGAAGGCTCTGACGACGGCCTCTTGGATGCTGACGACGGCCTGATGGATTTGGATGACTCTCTTTCTGAACCGACTCAGGAAGAAGAGGACCCCGATGAGCTTTTTGATTTGGACGACGAAGGCCTGGATGAGGCGGTCGACCTGGAAGGCGAAGGAAGTCCGGGCGGCGATGACGGGCTTTTTGATATAGACGACGAATTGCCGGACGGAGATTTTTCCGAGCTGGCAGCGGACGACGACTTGGATTTCGAAGGCCTGCCCGACTCGGGAGAGGAAGAGCTTGGCGACGACGGCCTGCCCGACCTGGACATGGAGCTTCCGGACGAAGTCCCTCCTCCGCCTCCTATTATGAGCGCCCCGGCGCCCAGGCCCATCCCGCCCATGGCGAATAAATCCGGAGCCTCTCAAGACGGGGGGCCGGCGCCCGCGCCTTCCGGCAAGCTCACGGAAGAGCAGATTGCCAAGCTCAATGAGGTATTGAAGGGCATGGCGGACGAAATCGAGGGGGTTCGCGTTTGCGCCGTATCAGGCATGGACGGCATCGGCTTGGTGGATTATAATCCCAAGGGAGTGGACGTGCAGGCCTTTGGCGGTAAATTCGCCGTGGTGATGCAACTGATAGGAAAATCCGCCCAGGATTTGAATATCGGGCAATTCCAGGAGAATCTGGTGCAAACGGAAAACGCTTGGGTATTGACCCGCTTTTTGAATCCTGAGTATTATTTGGTGATTGCCGTGGGCCGTGAGTCCACCTTGGGGAATGTGCGCATGGTGGCCGGAAAATATTCCAAGGAATTGGATGAAATTTTCCGTGCATAA
- a CDS encoding OmpA family protein, which produces MMKRGLFVKLVLLVAIAAAAFGCATGPKPACPIAADQNFEFSFPGQTPKVDSFYVILDGSESMAGSYGGLKKFTCAKKIVLFMNQAVANLDLKAGLRTYGLNAVPSGPQTDLQYGFATYSSTEFANAVMPLWGPNGPSPMGLAITEADKDLCSTSGRTALIILSDGHPSDDAVKAARKLKDRLGGKLCIATIAVGADASGKEILSGIAKIGGCDAAFNAKDLCSGAGMTQFVNQVFYNQPKAVPPKPNNDVDGDGVPNFKDRCPFTPKGAAVNENGCWEIMGLTFDTNKADVKPEYLPLVYKVIPILNNNPGMKIELQGHADNRGAKDYNQGLSERRAESVKKILVDKGVDAGRLSTKGWGFTKPIVPNDSEANMRRNRRVEVREVK; this is translated from the coding sequence ATGATGAAACGCGGACTGTTTGTCAAACTCGTTCTACTTGTTGCTATTGCGGCCGCCGCCTTTGGTTGTGCGACAGGCCCCAAACCCGCCTGCCCTATTGCCGCGGACCAAAACTTTGAGTTCAGCTTTCCAGGCCAAACCCCGAAAGTTGACTCTTTTTACGTGATTTTGGATGGCTCCGAGTCCATGGCAGGATCTTATGGAGGCTTGAAAAAATTCACCTGCGCCAAAAAAATCGTCCTGTTCATGAACCAGGCCGTCGCCAACCTGGACCTCAAAGCAGGCCTTAGAACCTACGGACTGAACGCCGTGCCTTCCGGCCCCCAGACCGACCTGCAGTACGGATTCGCCACATATTCCTCGACGGAATTCGCTAACGCCGTCATGCCCTTGTGGGGACCCAACGGACCCAGCCCCATGGGATTGGCCATCACGGAAGCCGACAAGGACCTGTGCTCCACGTCCGGCCGGACCGCCCTTATCATCCTTTCGGACGGACACCCCAGCGACGATGCTGTCAAGGCGGCCAGGAAGCTGAAGGATCGCCTGGGCGGAAAGCTCTGCATTGCAACCATCGCCGTGGGCGCTGACGCCTCGGGCAAGGAAATTTTGAGCGGCATCGCCAAAATCGGCGGCTGCGACGCAGCCTTTAACGCCAAAGACCTCTGCTCCGGCGCAGGCATGACCCAATTCGTCAACCAGGTTTTCTACAACCAGCCCAAAGCGGTTCCGCCCAAGCCCAATAATGACGTTGACGGCGACGGCGTTCCTAATTTCAAAGATCGCTGCCCCTTCACCCCCAAAGGCGCCGCGGTCAATGAAAACGGCTGTTGGGAAATCATGGGCCTGACCTTTGATACGAACAAAGCCGACGTCAAGCCCGAGTATCTGCCTCTGGTATACAAGGTGATTCCGATTCTGAACAATAACCCCGGAATGAAAATTGAACTCCAGGGCCACGCGGACAATCGCGGCGCCAAGGACTACAACCAGGGCCTTTCCGAACGCCGTGCGGAATCCGTCAAAAAAATCCTGGTGGACAAAGGCGTGGACGCCGGCCGCCTTTCCACCAAAGGATGGGGCTTTACCAAGCCCATCGTTCCCAATGATTCCGAAGCCAACATGCGCCGGAACCGCCGGGTGGAAGTTCGCGAAGTAAAATAA
- a CDS encoding DUF3783 domain-containing protein, translated as MSDNTMTRVADSDQPMYGPRTLLVCGYSADAQKAFLNMLKTEVKAHTPVVFCTPEDGDTLLSELVALPDGRQKGQEGKMPPAVIMSGITEKELKLIMNGWKTLGLPRQLWAALTPTSETWTLRALIRELQSEYMAMLKQQQQQQQQQ; from the coding sequence ATGTCAGACAATACCATGACCCGGGTCGCGGACTCGGATCAACCCATGTACGGCCCAAGAACCCTTTTGGTCTGCGGCTATTCCGCAGACGCCCAGAAGGCCTTCCTGAACATGTTGAAAACCGAGGTGAAGGCGCATACGCCCGTGGTCTTCTGCACCCCCGAAGACGGAGATACGCTCCTCTCCGAACTGGTCGCCCTTCCTGACGGCCGCCAAAAAGGCCAGGAGGGAAAAATGCCCCCCGCCGTTATCATGAGCGGAATCACGGAAAAAGAGCTCAAACTCATCATGAACGGTTGGAAAACCCTGGGCCTGCCCCGCCAACTGTGGGCCGCGCTCACCCCCACGTCCGAAACATGGACCCTGCGCGCCCTCATCCGGGAGCTGCAATCCGAATACATGGCCATGCTCAAACAGCAACAGCAGCAGCAGCAGCAGCAATAA
- a CDS encoding TetR/AcrR family transcriptional regulator — MATTRKPNKATPKRKRRIILAALEIFNEKGFTDATMQEIRQRSGASYGSVYHHFKSKELLAAAVYMEGLKDYQEGMIAFLESGPGAEEGVRGMVGRHLDWIASNPAWAKFLLNMRHADFMQDSEARIEMSNQDFIPVIGLFLDKYMAVGRLRPIPRDVGISIILGPCQEFTRLWVQGIAYTEIEQAKELIGHGAWQAMKAQHKQGGRHEQAGYH; from the coding sequence ATGGCGACCACAAGAAAACCCAATAAAGCAACGCCTAAAAGAAAACGGCGGATTATTCTGGCGGCCTTGGAAATCTTCAATGAAAAAGGCTTTACGGACGCGACCATGCAGGAGATCCGGCAGCGGTCCGGGGCGTCCTACGGCAGCGTGTATCACCATTTTAAAAGCAAGGAATTGCTGGCGGCGGCGGTCTACATGGAAGGCCTGAAGGATTATCAGGAAGGGATGATCGCCTTTTTGGAAAGCGGGCCGGGCGCCGAGGAAGGCGTGCGGGGGATGGTCGGCCGGCATCTTGACTGGATCGCCTCCAATCCCGCCTGGGCGAAATTTCTGCTGAATATGCGCCATGCGGACTTTATGCAGGATTCCGAAGCCCGTATTGAAATGTCCAATCAGGATTTCATCCCGGTTATCGGATTATTTCTCGACAAATACATGGCTGTGGGGCGCTTGCGACCTATCCCCAGGGACGTGGGGATTTCCATTATTTTGGGGCCCTGCCAGGAGTTCACCCGGCTTTGGGTGCAGGGAATAGCCTACACGGAAATAGAACAGGCCAAGGAGCTTATCGGCCATGGGGCCTGGCAGGCTATGAAGGCGCAGCACAAGCAAGGAGGGAGACATGAGCAGGCTGGATACCATTGA
- a CDS encoding DUF6125 family protein codes for MSRLDTIDKKELRELLCMGWMTHDGSWFASVLQKYGAKAASDLNRQAILAMSAFEVPRLKKALGMEEVTAYEQLREFIEGGFDLIGADFMQFKRIYPGADIIRWEEPDNGCFAYKGIKRLGALDDYDCGIFYRVEAWLKGLGIKYTVTPEVHGCLRHQGKPCFREYKLEL; via the coding sequence ATGAGCAGGCTGGATACCATTGATAAGAAGGAATTGAGGGAACTTTTGTGCATGGGCTGGATGACCCACGACGGGAGCTGGTTCGCCAGCGTCCTTCAAAAATACGGCGCCAAGGCGGCCAGCGATCTGAACAGGCAGGCGATTCTCGCCATGAGCGCTTTTGAGGTTCCTCGCCTTAAAAAGGCTTTGGGCATGGAAGAGGTGACCGCTTACGAGCAACTGCGGGAATTCATCGAGGGCGGATTCGACCTGATTGGAGCGGATTTCATGCAGTTCAAGCGCATTTATCCCGGAGCCGATATCATCCGGTGGGAAGAGCCCGACAACGGGTGCTTCGCCTACAAGGGCATTAAACGATTGGGCGCCCTGGACGATTACGACTGCGGCATATTCTACCGTGTGGAGGCCTGGCTTAAGGGATTGGGAATCAAATACACCGTCACTCCCGAGGTGCACGGCTGCCTGCGTCACCAGGGCAAGCCCTGCTTCCGGGAGTATAAGCTGGAATTATAA
- a CDS encoding DJ-1/PfpI family protein, with protein MKKVLLFLAQGFEEYEAAVFTDVLGWSRVVGDVPVEVVTAGLRPEIQCTWSLIVKPQAQLKDLDLAEFDALAIPGGFQRAGFYEDAYHEDFLEAVRHFDKTGKPIAAICVGAMPVGKSGVLNGRKATTYHLVNGRRRKQLAEFGAVVLDQHVVVDRNIITSTGPATGLEVAFTLLEMLTTRENVEKVQEAMAIIDPNPL; from the coding sequence ATGAAAAAAGTCCTGTTGTTTTTGGCCCAAGGGTTTGAAGAATACGAGGCCGCCGTGTTCACGGACGTTTTGGGGTGGAGCCGGGTTGTGGGCGACGTCCCGGTGGAGGTGGTCACGGCCGGACTCCGGCCGGAAATTCAATGCACCTGGAGCTTGATCGTCAAGCCCCAGGCGCAGTTAAAGGATCTGGATCTTGCGGAGTTCGACGCCCTGGCGATCCCGGGCGGCTTTCAGCGCGCCGGGTTTTATGAAGACGCCTACCACGAGGACTTTCTGGAGGCCGTCCGCCATTTTGACAAAACCGGAAAGCCCATCGCCGCCATTTGCGTGGGCGCCATGCCGGTGGGGAAAAGCGGCGTGCTGAATGGGCGGAAAGCCACGACCTATCATCTGGTAAACGGCCGAAGGCGCAAGCAGCTCGCCGAGTTCGGCGCTGTGGTTTTGGATCAACACGTGGTCGTGGATCGCAATATCATCACGTCCACCGGCCCCGCGACCGGCCTGGAAGTCGCATTCACCCTCCTGGAGATGCTGACCACCCGGGAAAACGTGGAAAAGGTCCAGGAGGCCATGGCTATAATCGACCCCAACCCCTTATAA
- a CDS encoding GNAT family N-acetyltransferase produces MQYFEGGLGRTTGVVMEWKHLDYVISDDKSLINPAAVHGFLRTSYWAADRSLETVQKSIENSLCFGVYLDGEQVGFARAVTDGATTAFLADVIIEQSHRGRGLGKKVVAAAMEHPQIAELTHILKTKDAHGLYEQFGFIRSEFMIKRR; encoded by the coding sequence ATGCAATACTTTGAGGGCGGCCTGGGCCGCACAACGGGCGTGGTTATGGAATGGAAGCATCTTGATTACGTCATTTCGGATGACAAGTCTTTAATCAACCCTGCTGCAGTGCACGGTTTTTTGCGCACTTCGTATTGGGCTGCGGACAGAAGCCTGGAGACCGTTCAAAAAAGCATTGAAAACTCCCTGTGCTTCGGCGTTTATCTGGACGGCGAGCAGGTGGGCTTTGCCAGGGCGGTGACGGACGGGGCCACGACGGCGTTTCTGGCCGACGTAATCATTGAACAAAGCCACCGCGGCCGCGGATTGGGAAAAAAAGTTGTGGCGGCGGCCATGGAGCACCCCCAAATCGCAGAATTAACGCATATCCTGAAAACCAAAGACGCCCACGGGCTGTACGAGCAGTTTGGATTCATCCGCAGCGAATTCATGATAAAGAGGCGATAG
- a CDS encoding cache domain-containing protein, which translates to MNKNIGSGQKLVRVLQIGFLAPTIIAIIIVGYAWVSHQYDMFNEKALDLKTHLNSLYMERVKEEVENSLEYVDYAKSQTKDRLKAYIKDRTYEAIASADYIFRQNADKPLEEKAKKIIDSLKPLRFKDGRGYYFAVDSQGIARLLPAMEELEGEYIGDLTTQEGTKTVWRIIEEVSREGEGYFEYSATKPGFAGVNHHKISFIKYYPPLDWYMGAGEYLDDVENEIKDEVLSRLDTVHFGQDGYIFAATYDGVSLLGPAKGKNVLKDENHWGRETVEKMISTAKAGGGFVEYSVPNPNGSGPIEKISYVREASGWDWYIGAGMNRPEIEKELAVKIVALKKIANRNVATIVLVLFLACMVILTISYVLGKGLEKSFLEFEGFFREAAHQDILIDLQRIHFQDFANLAASANEMITKKRLAENEARIARLYLQDLINSMPSIIIGVEKEGRVHSWNSKAEQAAGVTSSEALGQMLDQVFPNFAQYMGHLKSAIQDRRIRHEEKVAMIMDGRVHFWDLTIYPLMSGEMEGAVVKMDDVTERVRWEELMIQTEKMVSLGGLAAGMAHEINNPLAVLMQNSEVIIHRMTGDNPASEKAARECGTTMDGIRVFMENRGVVRMLKAVREAGGRISAIVSNMLDFAGNQDSGFFPQNIARLLDKTIELASSDYNLHRRFDFKSISIIKEYDAALPGVPCDPSRIQQVVFSLLQNAAQALNDVEDPSIIPSITIKTSLQGPLARIEICDNGPGMDEETRKRAFEPFFTTKTVGKGTGLGLSVAYFLITEFHAGKMQVQSEPGQGTCFMIDLPLELHN; encoded by the coding sequence TTGAACAAAAATATAGGTTCGGGGCAAAAATTGGTGCGGGTGCTGCAAATAGGATTTCTTGCGCCCACCATCATTGCAATTATAATTGTTGGATATGCTTGGGTATCCCATCAGTATGACATGTTTAATGAAAAGGCTTTGGACCTGAAAACGCACCTGAATAGTCTGTACATGGAGCGGGTCAAAGAGGAGGTGGAGAACAGCCTTGAATATGTCGACTATGCAAAATCTCAGACAAAGGACCGATTAAAAGCATACATCAAAGACAGGACATATGAGGCGATCGCCAGCGCTGATTATATCTTTCGCCAAAATGCTGACAAACCCCTGGAAGAAAAGGCAAAAAAAATTATCGATTCGCTTAAGCCGCTTCGGTTTAAAGACGGCCGAGGATATTACTTCGCCGTGGACTCCCAGGGAATAGCGCGCCTGTTGCCGGCAATGGAGGAACTGGAAGGTGAATATATTGGAGATCTTACGACTCAAGAGGGTACGAAAACCGTATGGCGTATAATCGAAGAGGTCAGTCGGGAAGGGGAGGGCTATTTCGAGTACTCCGCTACCAAACCGGGTTTTGCAGGCGTCAATCATCACAAAATCTCTTTTATAAAATATTATCCCCCATTGGATTGGTATATGGGCGCCGGGGAATACCTGGATGATGTGGAGAATGAAATTAAGGATGAAGTATTAAGTCGTTTGGATACGGTCCATTTCGGCCAGGACGGATATATTTTCGCTGCAACATACGATGGGGTTTCACTGCTGGGTCCGGCCAAAGGGAAAAACGTCCTTAAAGATGAAAATCACTGGGGCCGTGAAACCGTAGAAAAAATGATATCCACAGCCAAAGCTGGCGGCGGGTTTGTGGAGTATTCCGTACCAAACCCAAATGGGAGCGGGCCCATTGAGAAGATTAGCTACGTTAGGGAGGCGTCCGGTTGGGATTGGTATATCGGGGCAGGCATGAACCGCCCTGAGATTGAAAAGGAACTGGCCGTCAAAATCGTTGCTCTGAAAAAAATCGCCAATAGAAACGTTGCAACAATAGTTCTGGTTCTATTCCTGGCTTGCATGGTCATCCTGACGATTAGTTATGTGCTGGGAAAGGGCCTGGAAAAAAGTTTTTTGGAGTTTGAGGGCTTTTTTAGAGAGGCCGCCCACCAGGACATTCTCATAGATTTGCAACGGATCCATTTTCAGGATTTTGCCAACCTGGCCGCATCGGCCAATGAAATGATAACAAAAAAGCGCCTGGCCGAAAACGAAGCCAGAATCGCCAGGCTCTACCTCCAAGACCTTATCAATTCCATGCCCTCCATTATCATTGGAGTGGAAAAAGAAGGCCGGGTGCATTCATGGAACAGCAAGGCGGAACAGGCCGCCGGCGTGACCTCCTCAGAGGCTTTAGGCCAAATGCTTGACCAGGTCTTCCCGAATTTCGCCCAGTATATGGGGCATTTGAAAAGCGCCATCCAGGATCGGCGCATCCGCCACGAAGAGAAAGTCGCCATGATTATGGACGGCCGGGTTCATTTTTGGGACCTGACTATCTATCCCTTGATGAGCGGGGAAATGGAAGGCGCCGTGGTGAAAATGGACGATGTGACGGAGCGGGTTCGCTGGGAGGAATTGATGATTCAGACCGAAAAAATGGTCTCATTGGGAGGGCTTGCCGCAGGCATGGCCCATGAGATCAATAATCCTCTGGCCGTCCTCATGCAAAATTCGGAAGTGATAATCCACCGGATGACGGGCGATAATCCGGCCAGTGAAAAAGCCGCCCGGGAATGCGGAACCACGATGGACGGCATCCGGGTCTTCATGGAGAACCGGGGCGTTGTGCGCATGCTCAAAGCCGTGCGCGAGGCCGGGGGGCGTATTTCGGCCATAGTCAGCAATATGCTTGATTTTGCAGGGAATCAGGATAGCGGCTTTTTCCCGCAGAATATCGCAAGGCTGCTTGATAAGACCATTGAACTGGCTTCCAGCGATTATAACCTCCATCGGCGGTTTGACTTTAAAAGCATATCCATAATCAAGGAATACGACGCAGCGCTCCCGGGAGTCCCCTGCGACCCCTCAAGGATTCAGCAGGTGGTTTTCAGCCTGCTGCAAAATGCGGCCCAGGCCTTGAATGACGTGGAAGACCCTTCGATCATCCCTTCCATTACCATTAAGACTTCCCTGCAAGGCCCATTGGCGCGCATTGAAATTTGCGACAACGGCCCGGGCATGGACGAGGAAACCCGCAAACGGGCTTTTGAGCCCTTTTTCACGACGAAAACCGTGGGAAAAGGCACGGGCCTGGGGCTTTCAGTGGCCTATTTTTTAATCACCGAATTTCATGCCGGAAAAATGCAGGTGCAGTCCGAGCCGGGTCAAGGGACCTGTTTTATGATCGATCTGCCCCTGGAGCTTCACAATTAA